In Symmachiella dynata, the following are encoded in one genomic region:
- the wecC gene encoding UDP-N-acetyl-D-mannosamine dehydrogenase, whose protein sequence is MFPTASVCVVGLGYIGLPTASILASKGYQVAGVDVREEVVETINRGEIHIEEPDLDVLVKAVVANNRLKAIREPQPADVFIICVPTPFTGDHKPDLSYVEKASKAIRPHVRPGNLIILESTSPPRTTEDVVAKHAVPDGMVVGKDVFVAHCPERVLPGRILIEAVENDRVIGGMTPACTQKTKSFYQSFVTGEVMATTAVSAELTKLVENSFRDVNIAFANELSILCDHFDVDTWEIIEMANRHPRVNILSPGPGVGGHCISVDPWFLVDAAPELTNLIRTAREVNESKPQHVINKVLELSARFTNPVIGCLGLTYKSDVDDLRESPSLDITRALMNSDAGEVLACDPLITEDQFSEFPLHSLDEVLKRSTLIVLLTDHQQFREISPAVLHEKVVVDTRGIWR, encoded by the coding sequence TTGTTTCCCACCGCATCAGTGTGCGTGGTTGGGTTAGGATACATTGGATTACCGACAGCCAGCATTTTGGCCAGCAAGGGGTATCAAGTCGCCGGTGTGGATGTTCGCGAAGAGGTCGTGGAGACGATCAATCGTGGCGAAATTCATATCGAGGAACCGGATCTGGACGTGCTTGTCAAAGCGGTGGTAGCCAACAATCGGCTCAAGGCGATTCGCGAGCCGCAACCGGCAGATGTGTTTATCATTTGCGTACCCACACCATTCACCGGCGATCATAAACCGGATCTGTCGTATGTCGAAAAGGCATCCAAAGCGATTCGGCCGCATGTGCGTCCGGGCAATCTGATCATTCTAGAGTCGACGAGTCCTCCACGGACGACTGAAGATGTCGTTGCCAAGCATGCGGTACCCGATGGCATGGTGGTCGGCAAAGATGTGTTCGTCGCGCATTGTCCGGAACGTGTTTTGCCGGGGCGGATTTTGATTGAAGCGGTGGAAAACGACCGTGTTATTGGCGGCATGACACCTGCTTGCACGCAAAAAACGAAGAGTTTTTATCAGTCATTCGTCACCGGCGAAGTCATGGCGACGACAGCGGTGTCGGCCGAATTGACCAAATTGGTGGAAAACTCGTTCCGCGATGTGAATATCGCGTTTGCCAATGAGTTGTCGATTTTGTGCGATCATTTTGATGTCGATACGTGGGAAATCATCGAGATGGCAAACCGCCATCCGCGGGTGAATATTCTCAGCCCGGGGCCGGGTGTGGGTGGCCACTGCATCAGCGTCGACCCTTGGTTTTTAGTCGATGCCGCTCCGGAATTGACGAATTTGATCCGCACGGCTCGCGAAGTCAACGAGAGCAAACCGCAGCATGTGATTAACAAGGTTCTGGAATTGTCCGCGCGATTTACCAATCCGGTGATCGGTTGTCTGGGGCTGACTTACAAGTCGGATGTCGACGATCTGCGGGAAAGCCCGTCGCTGGATATCACACGCGCGTTGATGAACAGTGACGCGGGCGAGGTTCTGGCCTGCGATCCGCTGATTACTGAGGATCAGTTTTCGGAATTCCCGTTACACAGCTTGGATGAAGTGCTGAAACGGTCGACGTTGATCGTGCTGCTGACGGACCATCAACAGTTTCGCGAGATTTCGCCGGCGGTACTGCACGAAAAGGTTGTCGTCGATACGCGCGGAATTTGGCGATAA
- a CDS encoding ABC transporter permease codes for MAQSIIAFDPHSGTSVRALPNNCFQLARFLAKVRLTLWVRDRWLGLWWWLLQPMAMGATYVFMVRYAFPGGARPFHALFIMCALLPWTCFIAATNQAGASFVGNKNLLKSFRFNYLALPLAEVMAATFRFACSFIVLGILMLYYQVAPTLHLLWIPLLLAVQFIFMLGVSNLLAVSQVFIQDTPNAWQVVSRIWFYASPSLYGLDRISERIPADYRYIYNIYILNPFATLFTAYRDVVIYGRQPDLWMLGYVTLLGSVVLAVAMLLVRRLHGVLPMHV; via the coding sequence ATGGCGCAATCTATCATTGCATTTGATCCGCACTCAGGCACCTCGGTGCGGGCGTTGCCCAACAATTGCTTTCAATTGGCGCGGTTTTTAGCCAAGGTGCGGCTCACGCTGTGGGTCCGCGACCGTTGGCTGGGGCTGTGGTGGTGGCTGCTGCAACCGATGGCGATGGGCGCGACGTATGTGTTCATGGTCCGGTATGCTTTTCCGGGCGGTGCTCGGCCCTTTCATGCCTTGTTTATCATGTGCGCGCTGTTGCCGTGGACCTGCTTTATTGCTGCCACCAATCAAGCCGGTGCGTCATTTGTCGGCAATAAGAATTTGCTGAAATCCTTCCGCTTTAATTACCTAGCGCTGCCGTTGGCAGAGGTGATGGCGGCCACGTTTCGGTTTGCCTGTTCGTTTATCGTGTTGGGCATATTGATGCTCTATTACCAGGTGGCGCCAACGTTGCATCTGTTGTGGATTCCGTTGTTACTGGCAGTGCAGTTCATCTTTATGTTGGGCGTGAGCAATCTCTTGGCGGTGAGCCAGGTGTTTATTCAAGACACGCCGAACGCTTGGCAGGTGGTGAGCCGGATCTGGTTTTATGCGAGCCCGTCGTTATACGGATTGGATCGGATTTCGGAACGCATTCCTGCCGATTATCGTTACATCTACAACATCTATATTTTGAATCCGTTTGCCACGTTATTCACCGCCTATCGAGACGTTGTCATTTATGGTCGCCAGCCGGACTTGTGGATGCTGGGGTATGTCACACTGCTAGGAAGCGTGGTTTTGGCAGTGGCGATGTTATTGGTCAGGCGGTTGCATGGCGTGCTGCCGATGCATGTTTGA